ATAACAAAATGTTTACGTGGAGAATAGGTGACTTTGAAAGAAGGTGTTCCTCTATTTGTCTTAAAGAACTTAAACCATCTTTTGTTGAGCCTGACAGAACATCTGGCGAATTTCTCTTTGACAGTTTTTCTTTTTGCCCAAACATCTTTTCTGGCTTCTTCAACAATGTCAGAAGGCAGAAAGGAGGTTTTACGTATGTTTGAATATGTTAAATGGTGTAGTTCAGTAGAAGAGTTGGCATTGGGTAATTGTTTTAAGGTGAGATTGAGAACTCTGAGGTATTCAGCTAAGAAGGTATCAAGGATATTTTGTTTTTTTGATGTTAAGGGAAGAAAATTAAGTAATATAGTCTTTTTCAAGGTATTACCAATATTTAATTTCTACTTGAAGTATTTAAAGCTTGTGTATAGTGAGAAAGTAAAGGAGGTGAAAAGGGCGAATTATTCCCCTCATTAAAATGGGGGTCTCCTTCGCCCACCATGTATGAAAAAAGCAGCTCTTTCAGTTAAGAAGACTCCAGAGGCCATAAAGGCTGCTCTGGAAATAAAGGAGTTTCTTGAAGCACGTGGTGTTGAAGTTATTTTTGACCATGAAAGTGCCACAGAACTGGGACTAAAAGGAAAGAAAATTGGCGAATTTGATGCTGATTTGCTGATTGTACTTGGTGGAGACGGTATGATTTTAAAGGCAGCTTCAAAAACTAATATGGATATACCTGTGCTTGGGATAAATTTTGGTACAATGGGGTTTCTTACCGAGGTTAAGGCAGATAAATGGATAGAAGGGCTTGAAAGGGTGCTATCAGATAATTATACTCTCGAAGAAAGGAACAAAATAGATGTTTTTATTGAAGAAGAGAAGGTAGGTGAAGCTCTCAACGAGGCTGTGGTTGTGACCTCCTCACCGGTTAAGATGCTACATATGAAAATTTTTCTTAATAGCAGTGAGATAGACGAGGTACGGGCAGACGGTATAATTGTTGCCACACCCACGGGCTCGACTGCCTATTCGATGTCTGCTGGAGGTCCTATTCTTGACCCGAGAACCAGAGCCTTTGTTATAACTCCAATATCTCCCTTCCAGTCCTCAGCAAGAAGTTTCGTTGTGCCCGATAGTCTTGAAATTAGGATTAAACTTGTAATGTCAAAAAAAGAAGCAGTTCTTATAGTTGACGGCCAGCAAGTTGCTGAAATTTCACCTGATGATGAGATAGTCTTCAGACTCTCAAATAGAAAAATCAGTTTTATAAAACTAAATGGAGATTTTTACCGAAAGATAAGGGAAAGGTTGTAAACTACTCCT
This window of the archaeon BMS3Bbin15 genome carries:
- the ppnK gene encoding putative inorganic polyphosphate/ATP-NAD kinase: MKKAALSVKKTPEAIKAALEIKEFLEARGVEVIFDHESATELGLKGKKIGEFDADLLIVLGGDGMILKAASKTNMDIPVLGINFGTMGFLTEVKADKWIEGLERVLSDNYTLEERNKIDVFIEEEKVGEALNEAVVVTSSPVKMLHMKIFLNSSEIDEVRADGIIVATPTGSTAYSMSAGGPILDPRTRAFVITPISPFQSSARSFVVPDSLEIRIKLVMSKKEAVLIVDGQQVAEISPDDEIVFRLSNRKISFIKLNGDFYRKIRERL